A portion of the Lolium rigidum isolate FL_2022 chromosome 1, APGP_CSIRO_Lrig_0.1, whole genome shotgun sequence genome contains these proteins:
- the LOC124660382 gene encoding protein GLUTAMINE DUMPER 6-like: protein MRPAREAAAALVGVGSNEQATAAAAGHVGHAALWRTPTPYLFIGFTLMMGLIAVALLILVCTRPKPSAGSSRHGSATEEASARGTMMAPLDREPKFVVIMAGNHMPSFIASARPFAFATAAQAGEQRKVDAA from the coding sequence ATGAGGCCGGCGAGAGAAGCCGCGGCGGCGCTCGTTGGCGTCGGCAGCAACGAACAGGCGACTGCCGCGGCGGCGGGGCACGTCGGCCACGCGGCGCTGTGGAGGACGCCCACGCCCTACCTCTTCATCGGCTTCACCCTCATGATGGgcctcatcgcggtggcgctgctCATCCTCGTCTGCACGCGCCCCAAGCCGTCCGCCGGCTCGTCGCGGCACGGCAGCGCCACGGAGGAGGCTTCGGCGCGGGGCACGATGATGGCGCCGCTGGACCGTGAGCCCAAGTTCGTCGTCATCATGGCCGGGAACCACATGCCGTCCTTCATCGCCAGCGCCAGGCCCTTCGCCTTCGCCACCGCCGCACAGGCCGGCGAGCAGCGCAAGGTGGACGCGGCCTAA